In Solanum stenotomum isolate F172 unplaced genomic scaffold, ASM1918654v1 scaffold23185, whole genome shotgun sequence, the genomic window CTCAAATCTTGTTTCCGAGCATTTCGATCCCTTCATAATTCGGTATCGGGATGGCTTTTGAATTCTTTCGAAGTCGTGCGTCAAATCAAGCGTAGCGAAccacaagtggcctgaattctcatatagcctgagataggTAGGAAACCCACTTCTGGGATTCGACCTTAATTCCTAAAGACCATACCAAAAACCCCTTTTTCAGAAAGATGAAAATGGGGTCGGTCAAAAATGGATTAGTCAAATTCATTTTCCTCGACTTTCTTATATCAATTCAAGTAaaatgagggacagttgttgacacccaattttgaccctccccgataataattaatttcgagcttcttaattttcaaatgatttaaagtaattaattttagaaatttaaaaaaataaaaatataatagaataattttcaaatcattttaaatagtttatcaCTTGTTTGTAAttgttaaataatatatgtgttacGTATAATTGGtacatttttataaatatacGAAAATGGTCCCAAAgagattttagttttactttaATACTTTATTGGACTAATTTTGTCTAAATtagtagtttatattttgagttattagTTCGGTAGgctaataattttatttcgttaaaattaagaagctcattaattaatttatattaattcatcttatttagttaTTAACCAAATCCTCTAAACCGAATAAACAAACCAATTTTGGGCTTTTATTTTTGCAACCCAACACTAATTTCAGCGGCCCAAATTTTATGCCAATTTGCTAATACATTCCCAGCCCAAAATAGCATCAGCGCATACAATAACCGACCCAACCCCATTTTATTCCCAAAAAGGAGAACCCGTAGACGACAATAGCTCCAACGTTCCAAACGCCAATACACCGAGCAACGTCGATCTACACGGAAAAACACATGGAAGCCATTCACAACATTAACATCCACTCCAACGTTAACATCCAACTCCAACGTCCCTTTCGATCTGTACAGCAGGGGCACCTGCAATCTCGTTTGGCAGCAGCGCGAAGTCGTTCTTGCCATGCGCGAGATGAGGCCATGTTGCTCGTCAAGGACGAGAGATCGATCTCCGCGGTCCatctctcttttcctttttcggAATGGGGCAAATTTTTAGATAAAGGGTGTTTGTCCAAATCGGTGAAAGAtttggatttttgaattttgaattgggcCTTTGTTTGCTAGAGGTTAGGTCGATTTTCCCCCGATTTCTGAATCCCATTCtcccttatatatatagttgtttCTTCTTCACTGTGCAGGGGGATTTTTTggaagttgaaaattttgattagagcaaaacaaaatattaaaagtgcCTCAAGTAGAGTAGTcaaaaatacatacaaaatacaTTAACAAAGCATAGAAGATAGGGGATTCTAGTTTTTCTGTCCTATTTCACGGCCAGCGCTCCATTCGATTTCAGTTGTGGTCGAGATTTTAGTCGAGTTCGTTGTTTCTTTGTTCGTGTATCGCATCTGTGCGGAGGTCGCTGCTCGTCCCTTGCTCGTCATTGTCTCATTCGCTGCCCCCGAAAAGGAACTCACTACCCGAGTCCCCACTGACTCTACCTTTGCATTTCGagagagccataaaggctcaaatCTTTCCCTTCCGAGTCAGTCAGCTATAAAAATCAATGAACAGGTCCCGAGGTTGAAAGAAGCAACAGATCAATAATTTGGAAAGATTGAATCATAGGCCCAcctttcatttttgtattttgttattttgggcctaagcccttgtcGTCTTATTATTGTTTCTGGTAGAaatttaggacaggtgaaaaattgggccaaaggcccaaataCTAGTCCAGGCGGACAGAAACCAGATTTGGGTCTAACTCTCTTTCCCTCTCCACTTTACTGTGTTCATCTTACTTGTTAGTGTTTGCCGCTAATGTTAAggttttaaaattcaaatccccAAAGATACCCGTTTTGATTTTATAACTTAACTAAATCGATCACCTTCGACGAGgcctaaaaaatattttttgcaaaatattCCACTTGGATAataccttaattttttttccttttttcctaaAACGGtcttaactaaaaaaattgttcaaattgagttaagttaaaatactttagccaaataattaattgtcggataaccacATTAGTGGATATTCTACGTGCCTTaaaaaaccttcctagaatattaataggaacCCCGAACCCCTTTTAAGATTTTCACTAGATTCCTGTTTAATCTGttgaaaataaatagttttcttaattttccttaaaaattaagtggcgactcttaaaatcaatctaaaatatatttttaaataaaacagacTCTCGTACTCTGAATcaagtcaaacaaattgaaacagaagtAGTAACTAACTTGATTTTCCTATGTTTATTTGCAGTGTTCTTGTTCCTTTACTTGCTTTACAAGTTGGGAATTCGTCAGTGCATTTGTCACATGCTTTGTAGAATTACTTGGGCTTGTTTCTCCACTTGCTTTTCAGCCTTAGATTGTTGTTGCACTTGCATTTGTTTCAACATTCAGAAACTTCTTCTTACACCTAGGCataatagaagaagaagaagacatcaAAAAGATATTGAAGAAGCACTTGTTGATATTTCTAGTAATTCTAGTGAATCACAAGACTCTATTAAATTTGATgacacaaaaagaagaaaatcaatgaGGGAACATAGAAAAGAACATATGAGGAAGTCTTTGAGGCCAAAGAGTCATCATATGCAAGTCCAAATTGTTAATGATTCAATCCACCAccacaagaagaagaagttcaaaaatGGTCCTATCGATGATCACATCCGAGt contains:
- the LOC125851167 gene encoding uncharacterized protein LOC125851167; translation: MGNVMGALLSGFGDIVGKLFGHPLDFLSGKDCSTACAPTWDFLCYIENFCIPQLLKSAMVSILLYFVFLFLYLLYKLGIRQCICHMLCRITWACFSTCFSALDCCCTCICFNIQKLLLTPRHNRRRRRHQKDIEEALVDISSNSSESQDSIKFDDTKRRKSMREHRKEHMRKSLRPKSHHMQVQIVNDSIHHHKKKKFKNGPIDDHIRVSRRTKFAQKGMFIKGSTRSRRRA